One genomic window of Geodermatophilus sp. DSM 44513 includes the following:
- a CDS encoding calcium:proton antiporter — translation MTVVVPLLAVAVLALAWGRQVPPLAEVAIAGLLAGSVLAAVHHAETVAHRVGEPFGSLILAVAVTVIEVGLIVSVMLSGGPGTESLARDTVFAAVMITCNGIVGLALLIGALRRRVAMFNAEGTGAALATVMTLAALCLVLPTFTTSAPGPTFSPAQLVFAAIVSLALYGLFVFVQNIRHRDYFLPPHGGELEEAIGGDQPRHDGEHAAPPSTRSALASLALLVAALVGVVGLAKVESKTIEEAVTGVGLPASFVGVIIAVLVLLPETLAAVRNALRDRVQISLNLALGSAMASIGLTIPTIAVVSIWLPGPLLLGLGSVQIALLVLTAAVGILTVMPGRSTLLQAAVHLVLCAAFVFLAANP, via the coding sequence GTGACCGTCGTCGTTCCGCTCCTGGCCGTCGCCGTGCTCGCCCTGGCCTGGGGACGGCAGGTTCCGCCGCTGGCCGAGGTGGCGATCGCCGGCCTGCTGGCTGGCTCGGTGCTGGCGGCGGTGCATCACGCCGAGACGGTCGCCCATCGGGTCGGGGAGCCGTTCGGGTCGCTCATCCTTGCCGTGGCCGTGACCGTCATCGAGGTCGGACTGATCGTCAGCGTGATGCTCTCCGGCGGGCCGGGAACCGAGTCCCTGGCCCGGGACACCGTCTTCGCCGCCGTGATGATCACCTGCAACGGGATCGTGGGGCTCGCCCTGCTGATCGGTGCGCTGCGTCGCCGGGTGGCCATGTTCAACGCCGAAGGCACCGGTGCGGCGTTGGCCACGGTGATGACGCTGGCCGCGTTGTGCCTGGTGCTCCCCACGTTCACCACGAGTGCGCCCGGCCCGACGTTCTCACCGGCACAGCTGGTGTTCGCCGCGATCGTCTCCCTCGCCTTGTACGGGCTGTTCGTCTTCGTGCAGAACATCCGCCACCGTGACTACTTTCTGCCGCCCCACGGCGGTGAGCTCGAGGAGGCCATCGGCGGCGACCAGCCCCGCCACGATGGCGAGCATGCCGCGCCGCCGTCGACCCGTTCGGCGCTGGCCAGCCTGGCCTTGCTCGTGGCTGCGCTGGTCGGCGTGGTGGGGTTGGCGAAGGTGGAGTCGAAGACCATCGAGGAGGCCGTGACCGGCGTGGGTCTTCCGGCGTCCTTCGTCGGCGTGATCATCGCCGTGCTGGTGCTGTTGCCCGAGACCCTCGCCGCGGTCCGCAACGCGCTCCGCGACCGCGTGCAGATCAGCCTCAACCTCGCGCTGGGCTCGGCGATGGCCAGCATCGGGCTGACGATTCCGACGATCGCGGTCGTCTCCATCTGGCTGCCCGGGCCGCTGCTGCTTGGCCTCGGGTCTGTGCAGATCGCGTTGCTGGTGCTGACCGCGGCGGTCGGGATCCTCACCGTCATGCCCGGACGGTCGACGCTGTTGCAAGCCGCGGTGCACCTGGTGCTGTGCGCGGCTTTCGTCTTCCTCGCCGCCAATCCGTGA
- a CDS encoding copper chaperone PCu(A)C, producing the protein MSRAVKQVAIALCLLVLMVLTGCSAGQVTQTATQDRDKTGGFGSVGDVTIRAVRLAYPPEGVYRPGDQAELMMAIVNSGWADDELLSITGDFFTGVTVNGEPSTPAASTVIASDAPAAQLHADRASSTAGESSGSAGAMNLPIPADEAVFVGMGGPSVVLTGLTAPIDAAQSVQLTLTFARAGQTTVTAIVAPAPEPLPREPIIAFQPH; encoded by the coding sequence ATGAGCAGGGCCGTCAAGCAGGTCGCCATCGCGTTGTGTCTGTTGGTCTTGATGGTGCTCACTGGATGCAGCGCCGGTCAGGTGACGCAGACAGCGACACAGGATCGGGACAAGACCGGCGGCTTCGGTTCCGTCGGCGACGTGACCATCCGCGCCGTACGGCTGGCTTATCCCCCCGAGGGCGTCTACCGACCTGGCGACCAGGCGGAACTGATGATGGCGATTGTTAATAGTGGCTGGGCAGACGATGAGCTGCTGAGCATCACCGGTGACTTCTTCACCGGCGTGACGGTCAACGGGGAGCCCTCCACGCCTGCCGCGTCTACCGTCATCGCCTCCGACGCACCCGCCGCCCAACTGCACGCGGACCGTGCGTCCTCGACGGCCGGCGAGTCTTCGGGTTCGGCCGGTGCGATGAATCTCCCGATTCCTGCCGACGAGGCGGTCTTCGTCGGCATGGGGGGTCCCTCGGTGGTGCTGACCGGGCTCACCGCGCCCATTGATGCCGCACAGTCCGTTCAGCTGACCCTGACCTTCGCCCGGGCCGGCCAGACAACGGTTACCGCCATCGTGGCCCCGGCGCCGGAGCCGCTCCCCCGCGAGCCGATCATCGCCTTCCAGCCGCACTGA
- a CDS encoding trypsin-like peptidase domain-containing protein, which yields MAAALGVAGCTGDTFTPPNQESPPPAAAADFADVVEAVAPSVVTVRTVDGVGSGVVFQDDVVLTNQHVVMDDQEVSIDYADGTSSAGTVLATDRVTDLAVIRTSRSGLPVPEYRTELPRPGEPVLAIGAPLGLEGTVTAGIVSALDREIPASASASRALVDLIQVDAAISPGNSGGALLDAAGRVIGINEAYIPPTVGAVSLGFAIPAATAVDVAEQLLADGRAIHPFLGVSLARITPQIAEQLGVPDRQGALVLGVQPGGPADTSGVRAGDVIVEFDQRTVSTVEDLLDFLRDTSPGHEVPLTVAGPEGSRELTVEIGSVGG from the coding sequence ATGGCAGCGGCACTGGGAGTTGCTGGCTGCACGGGAGACACCTTCACGCCCCCGAACCAGGAAAGTCCTCCACCGGCAGCGGCAGCCGACTTCGCCGACGTGGTGGAGGCGGTCGCGCCGAGCGTCGTGACGGTTCGCACCGTCGACGGTGTCGGTAGCGGTGTGGTCTTCCAGGATGACGTCGTGTTGACAAACCAACACGTCGTCATGGATGACCAGGAGGTGAGCATCGACTACGCCGATGGCACTTCCTCCGCCGGAACTGTGCTGGCCACCGATCGCGTCACGGACCTGGCCGTCATCCGTACGTCTCGGAGCGGGTTGCCGGTCCCGGAGTACCGCACCGAACTTCCGCGGCCGGGTGAGCCCGTCCTCGCGATCGGCGCCCCGCTCGGCCTGGAAGGGACGGTCACCGCAGGCATCGTGTCCGCGCTGGATCGCGAGATCCCTGCCTCGGCATCGGCGAGCCGGGCGCTGGTCGATCTCATCCAGGTCGACGCGGCGATCTCACCGGGCAACTCCGGCGGGGCCCTCCTCGACGCGGCCGGACGGGTCATCGGGATCAACGAGGCGTACATCCCGCCGACGGTCGGCGCCGTGTCCCTCGGGTTCGCGATCCCCGCGGCGACTGCCGTGGATGTCGCCGAGCAACTGCTCGCCGATGGGCGGGCCATCCACCCCTTCCTCGGCGTCTCACTCGCGCGGATCACCCCACAGATCGCAGAACAGCTCGGCGTGCCGGATCGGCAAGGGGCGCTCGTGCTGGGGGTGCAGCCCGGCGGGCCGGCCGACACCTCCGGCGTCCGGGCCGGTGACGTGATCGTCGAGTTCGATCAGCGGACCGTGTCCACGGTCGAGGACCTTCTCGACTTCCTGCGGGACACCAGCCCCGGCCACGAGGTGCCCCTCACCGTTGCCGGGCCCGAGGGCAGCCGAGAACTCACGGTGGAGATCGGATCCGTCGGCGGTTGA